The Cardinium endosymbiont cEper1 of Encarsia pergandiella nucleotide sequence CATGAAACACCCCAATGTGCAGCAGTTTGCCCAGTAGACTGTTGCGTATTAGATCTAGATCACCCAGAAACAAAAGAAAGATTGCTAGAAAAAAAGAATTTTTTACATGGGCATTAAAACGTGTCGCCAGAACCAGGATATATAATTTTATATATAAATTAACTATACAGTGGAATTACACAGAGGATTAGATGAGGTTTATTCCAAAAGAGTAAATGCAGGAAAAAGAGTTTATTTCTTTGATATAAAGTCAACCAGAAGCAAAGACTATTATCTTACCATCACCGAAAGTAAGAAAAGAGCAGAAACAGATGGCATGGCTTACGAAAGGCATAAAATTTTTTTATATAAAGAAGATATAAATAAATTTATTCGTGCACTTAATGAAGTAGTTGATCACCTTAAAACTACGCTAATGGCGGACTATGCATTCGATCAATTTGATCGGAATACAGAAGAAAATCCAAACAAATAAGCTATTCACATCAAATTAAGACACATTTAGGATGCTGATAGCCGTCATATTAAAGTTTTTGATTTTATACATTGATCCATGGCTTTAAAATGTGGACTTGTTGGGTTGCCCAATGTAGGCAAATCTATGTTATTTAATGGTTTATCAAATGGGAATGCAGCTTCTGCGAACTTTCCTTTTTGTACCATAGAGCCTAATCTAGGTATGGTAATGGTGCCAGACCCACGTATCGACCTCCTTGTTAGACTGGCAAAATCTAAAAATAGTATACCTGCTATTATAGAGTTTGTAGACATAGCTGGATTGGTAAAGGATGCCCATCAAGGAGAAGGGTTGGGTAATAAATTCCTTAGCCATATTCGCGAAGTGGATGCAATTGTACATGTGATCAGGTGTTTTGAGGATGAAGATGTATTACATGTAGCTGGTGGTGTAGATCCTGTTTTTGACAAACAAATTATAGACCATGAACTACGGTGCAAGGATATCGATAGCTTAACCAAAAGGTTAAATAAAATGGAGCAGTTTGCTAAACATCCATCAAAAGCTTCACAAGATGGCTATAAGCTATTGAATCTATTTTTAACAGCACTTAAACAAGGCCGTAATGCACGAGATATTCGCGTAACAGCAGCAGATCAGCCATTGATTGATGATTGGCAGCTACTTACGTCAAAACCTGTTATTTACTTTGCCAATGTAGATGAGGCCACCATACTTGGCCACAAGAACCTTCACTTGTCTTCCCTACAAGAGGCTGTTACCGAAGAAAATAGTAAGATGATTGTAGGCTCAACTGCATTAGAAATACAACTTAACGCATTAAGTGGTGAAGAAAAAGATTTTATCTTACAAACATACAAACTTAAAGCATCTGCATTAGACACGCTTATTCAATCAGCCTATTCGTTGCTTCAGCTTATTACCTATTTTACAGTAGGCCCACAAGAAGTACGGGCATGGACTATTCAAAATGGCACGAAAGCACCTCAAGCAGCAGGCGTAATTCATACAGACTTTCAACGTGGATTTATTAAAGCAGAGGTTATTGCTTTTGAAGATTATCAAACCTATAAAAGTGTAAATGGTTGTCGTGAAGCGGGAAAGCTACGCATAGAAGGTAAAGATTATATAGTCCAGGATGGTGATGTAATCCTTTTTCGTTTTAATGTGTAGGTAGGCTAAATGGCATATATCAAATGAACGCTACCTACCTGCTTTTAATGTGTACCATAGTGGTAGCTTTATTTTGTAAGAAAAGCAGACCTATCTACCTATGGATAATCGCTACAAATTTAGTAGCGTGGTACCAAGGTGTAATAAATAGCATCGGTATCTTTTTTTTAGCGCTATTTACCACTCTTAATTATATATATTTAAATTTTCTACTGAACAAGTTCCTAAAGACTTTATTGTGTATAATAATATATACATTTATAGTAGCAGCTATGATTCATTATCTCCCAGGGTTTTTGAATTTATGGGTGGTCCATGAATCAAAACTATCCACATTATCTATACCCTTTTCAATGCATTTAAACTTTGATCAGCCTATGGTTGTGCTAATGGTTTATTGTATGAGTGACCTATCTACTTTAGAAAAAAATAATAACCTGAGCTGTCAACAGCTCATGAAATATACCATTGTTCCCTATATATGCTCTATTCCATTTATTTTTATACTCGGTTATCTAAGTGGCCTTATATTATTTGATCCTTGCCTGACCAATATACTGTGGATATGGATCATGCATAATTTTTTTTTAGTTTGTCTGACAGAAGAAGTACTTTTTCGTGGTTGTTTACAAAGAGCC carries:
- a CDS encoding DUF3276 family protein gives rise to the protein MELHRGLDEVYSKRVNAGKRVYFFDIKSTRSKDYYLTITESKKRAETDGMAYERHKIFLYKEDINKFIRALNEVVDHLKTTLMADYAFDQFDRNTEENPNK
- the ychF gene encoding redox-regulated ATPase YchF; this encodes MALKCGLVGLPNVGKSMLFNGLSNGNAASANFPFCTIEPNLGMVMVPDPRIDLLVRLAKSKNSIPAIIEFVDIAGLVKDAHQGEGLGNKFLSHIREVDAIVHVIRCFEDEDVLHVAGGVDPVFDKQIIDHELRCKDIDSLTKRLNKMEQFAKHPSKASQDGYKLLNLFLTALKQGRNARDIRVTAADQPLIDDWQLLTSKPVIYFANVDEATILGHKNLHLSSLQEAVTEENSKMIVGSTALEIQLNALSGEEKDFILQTYKLKASALDTLIQSAYSLLQLITYFTVGPQEVRAWTIQNGTKAPQAAGVIHTDFQRGFIKAEVIAFEDYQTYKSVNGCREAGKLRIEGKDYIVQDGDVILFRFNV
- a CDS encoding CPBP family intramembrane glutamic endopeptidase, with the protein product MHLNFDQPMVVLMVYCMSDLSTLEKNNNLSCQQLMKYTIVPYICSIPFIFILGYLSGLILFDPCLTNILWIWIMHNFFLVCLTEEVLFRGCLQRAIQNGLTRYGVHNGLWAVILASFLFGIVHFKGGLIYMGLAAIAGFLYGYAYYKTGKVVCAMIVHFAVNLLHFLLFTYPMAMAK